A genomic region of Megalobrama amblycephala isolate DHTTF-2021 linkage group LG6, ASM1881202v1, whole genome shotgun sequence contains the following coding sequences:
- the LOC125270096 gene encoding cytotoxic T-lymphocyte protein 4-like — MIITLIRIFIIFIPLGFALQVSQPYRVVGKQGEVSLHCSFGPKSRLEEMQVSLYKGSHGRERICSVFVNLSEPYFTTDGTVNCRGNISSGRVDMIISGLRGEDTDLYRCEIEILFPPPYVRGVGKGTVVYIQETPNCPTASSLSQSQSQRQTSEREAVKDDLGPLPLLYAILIITSCSFILQIIICKWRASSSMAPMLSQKESYMKF, encoded by the exons ATGATTATCACACTTATTAGAATCTTTATAATATTTATCCCGCTGGGATTCG cCCTGCAGGTGTCTCAGCCTTATCGTGTGGTAGGAAAACAGGGAGAGGTCTCACTCCACTGCTCCTTTGGTCCAAAGTCAAGGCTAGAGGAAATGCAGGTTTCTCTGTATAAAGGTTCGCATGGTCGGGAGAGGATCTGCAGCGTTTTTGTCAACCTCTCTGAGCCCTACTTTACAACAGATGGCACAGTTAATTGCAGAGGGAATATTAGCTCTGGAAGAGTGGATATGATCATCAGTGGACTCAGAGGGGAAGACACAGACCTCTATCGTTGTGAGATCGAGATTCTCTTCCCACCTCCGTATGTCAGAGGGGTTGGGAAGGGCACTGTTGTTTACATACAAG aaaCCCCAAACTGCCCCACTGCATCCAGCCTGAGCCAGAGTCAAAGCCAGAGGCAGACATCCGAGCGGGAAGCTGTCAAAGATGATCTGGGCCCTCTTCCACTGCTATATGCCATTCTAATCATCACTTCCTGCAGCTTTATTCTACAG ATTATCATCTGCAAATGGAGGGCTTCTTCGTCTATGGCACCTATGCTTTCACAAAAAGAGAGCTATATGAAATTCTAG